The proteins below come from a single Vibrio natriegens NBRC 15636 = ATCC 14048 = DSM 759 genomic window:
- the prpB gene encoding methylisocitrate lyase, with the protein MSLTPGAKFRLAIEQNNPLQIVGTVNPYCAMMAKNLGHQAIYLSGGGIANASYGLPDLGITTLNDVLVDVNRITNACDLPLLVDIDTGFGGAFNIARTIKQMEKAGAAAVHMEDQVAQKRCGHRPNKAIVSQQEMVDRVKAAVDARNDESFVIMARTDALAVEGMDSAIERAIACVEAGADMIFPEAMNKLDQYLQFSNALEQATGKHVPILANITEFGATPLYGCDELAKAKVDMVLYPLSAFRAMNKAAETVYKHLLEVGNQEALVDSMQTRKELYQHLNYHEYEDKLDQLFSEGK; encoded by the coding sequence ATGAGCTTAACACCGGGGGCGAAGTTCAGACTCGCCATTGAACAAAACAATCCGCTACAAATTGTCGGTACCGTTAACCCATACTGCGCCATGATGGCGAAAAACCTGGGGCATCAAGCGATTTACTTGTCTGGTGGCGGTATTGCAAATGCTTCATACGGTTTGCCAGACTTAGGCATCACCACACTCAATGACGTGTTGGTGGACGTTAACCGCATTACAAACGCCTGTGATTTGCCATTGTTGGTGGATATCGACACGGGTTTTGGTGGTGCATTCAATATCGCTCGCACGATCAAACAAATGGAAAAAGCAGGCGCGGCTGCAGTACACATGGAAGATCAGGTAGCGCAGAAACGTTGTGGTCACCGTCCAAACAAAGCGATTGTTAGCCAGCAGGAAATGGTAGACCGTGTTAAAGCGGCGGTTGATGCGCGTAACGACGAAAGTTTCGTGATTATGGCTCGTACCGATGCACTTGCGGTTGAAGGCATGGACAGCGCGATTGAACGAGCGATTGCTTGCGTGGAAGCGGGCGCGGACATGATTTTCCCAGAAGCGATGAACAAACTGGATCAATACCTACAGTTCTCAAATGCGCTTGAACAAGCTACCGGCAAACATGTTCCGATTCTGGCGAACATTACCGAGTTTGGTGCAACGCCACTTTACGGATGTGATGAGTTGGCAAAAGCGAAAGTGGACATGGTGCTTTACCCACTCAGTGCTTTCCGTGCCATGAACAAAGCCGCAGAAACGGTTTACAAGCACCTGCTAGAAGTAGGCAATCAGGAAGCGCTGGTTGATTCTATGCAGACACGTAAAGAGCTATACCAGCACCTGAATTACCACGAATACGAAGACAAACTTGACCAGCTATTCTCAGAAGGGAAATAG
- the prpC gene encoding 2-methylcitrate synthase codes for MPQTEAKKAELGGAGLRGQSAGSTALCTVGKTGTGLTYRGYDITDLANNAQFEEVAHLLLRGHLPNQQELDAYKTHLLSLRGLPTELKQALELIPATAHPMDVMRTGCSMLGNLEQEMSFEEQLQSTERMLALFPAMICYWYRFSHDGVRIDTEDQTQDSIGGYFLKLLTGKEPTELHKQVMHCSLILYAEHEFNASTFAARVCASTLSDIHSCITAAIGTLRGPLHGGANEAAMEMIEDWQTPDEAEANIMQMLANKDKIMGFGHAIYRESDPRNALIKRWSEELSKQVGDTHLYAVSERVESVMKREKGLFCNADFFHASAYHFMDIPTKLFTPIFVMSRLTGWAAHVYEQRANNRIIRPSADYTGPDHQEWVPIEKR; via the coding sequence ATGCCTCAAACTGAAGCAAAGAAAGCAGAGTTAGGTGGCGCAGGCCTACGTGGTCAAAGCGCTGGAAGCACAGCTTTATGTACTGTCGGTAAAACGGGAACAGGTCTTACTTATCGCGGCTACGATATTACTGACCTTGCCAATAATGCTCAATTTGAAGAAGTGGCGCACCTGCTGTTACGTGGTCACTTACCAAATCAACAAGAACTCGATGCTTACAAGACGCACCTGTTAAGTCTTCGTGGTTTGCCAACTGAGCTAAAACAAGCTCTTGAACTAATTCCTGCGACTGCGCACCCAATGGATGTAATGCGTACAGGTTGTTCAATGTTGGGTAACTTAGAGCAGGAAATGAGCTTTGAAGAGCAGCTGCAATCAACGGAGCGTATGCTTGCGCTATTCCCTGCAATGATCTGTTACTGGTACCGCTTTAGTCATGACGGTGTACGTATCGACACTGAAGATCAGACTCAAGACAGCATCGGTGGTTACTTCCTGAAACTGTTGACTGGTAAAGAGCCAACGGAACTGCACAAACAGGTTATGCACTGTTCATTGATCCTTTACGCAGAGCATGAGTTTAATGCGTCAACATTTGCTGCACGCGTTTGTGCATCAACATTGTCAGACATCCACTCTTGTATTACTGCGGCAATCGGTACGCTTCGTGGTCCACTTCACGGTGGCGCAAACGAAGCGGCGATGGAAATGATTGAAGATTGGCAGACGCCAGATGAAGCAGAAGCGAACATCATGCAAATGCTTGCTAACAAAGACAAGATCATGGGCTTTGGTCATGCGATTTATCGCGAAAGCGACCCTCGCAACGCGTTGATCAAGCGCTGGTCAGAAGAGCTGTCGAAGCAAGTGGGTGACACACACCTATATGCGGTATCTGAGCGTGTTGAATCGGTGATGAAGCGTGAGAAAGGTCTGTTCTGTAATGCGGACTTCTTCCATGCATCGGCTTACCACTTTATGGACATTCCGACCAAACTGTTCACTCCGATATTCGTGATGAGCCGTTTAACGGGTTGGGCTGCACACGTGTATGAGCAACGCGCGAACAACCGTATTATTCGCCCAAGCGCAGATTACACAGGTCCAGACCATCAAGAATGGGTGCCTATCGAAAAACGCTAG